Proteins from a genomic interval of Trifolium pratense cultivar HEN17-A07 linkage group LG6, ARS_RC_1.1, whole genome shotgun sequence:
- the LOC123890270 gene encoding MATH domain and coiled-coil domain-containing protein At3g58270-like, whose protein sequence is MEHQEPSTEIFEKFTWKIENFSRLKVNKIYSEPFIIGGYPWRILLFPKGCFSIYLEAIKTANMSEGCGRDVKFKLLVFNQLDSNMTITKERKHDFNAREVNWGFTSFMTLTEFREKGFLEKDTCIVGAEVFVCKSTLEEPVNQASNLTVSETTGSQNGEVEVPMPNPEVQDPKLETISPVSTHIDAELFSPTIEELMDFGTIGQLEEACTDIPPLIECPSKRSRHFNYFAFAALGRIIYFLKTRKVKDMNEQACKDLQVLWDELKKFRFDVSWLEPHVQYALGMKSYVEKAFEIEKLKKNVAALELETERLKAKLVAAEVNIDIEKDLLKAKGFEERDLDSELGCGSWRP, encoded by the exons ATGGAGCATCAAGAACCAAGCACTGAGATATTTGAAAAGTTCACATGGAAGATTGAGAACTTCTCTCGCTTGAAAGTTAATAAGATATACTCCGAACCTTTCATCATTGGTGGCTATCCATG GAGGATTCTTCTGTTTCCAAAGGGCTGCTTTTCAATATATTTGGAGGCTATCAAAACTGCTAATATGTCTGAGGGATGTGGCAGAGATGTCAAATTTAAGTTGCTTGTATTCAATCAGTTGGATTCCAACATGACAATCACAAAAG AAAGAAAACACGATTTCAATGCAAGGGAGGTTAACTGGGGATTTACATCTTTCATGACTTTAACTGAGTTTCGTGAAAAGGGGTTTCTCGAGAAGGATACTTGTATTGTTGGTGCAGAAGTTTTCGTCTGTAAGTCAACACTTGAGGAACCAGTGAATCAAGCATCTAACTTAACTGTTTCTGAAACAACTGGAAGTCAGAATGGGGAAGTGGAAGTCCCAATGCCAAATCCAGAAGTTCAAGACCCAAAACTTGAAACTATTTCACCAGTTTCTACACATATTGATGCAGAGTTGTTCTCACCCACAATTGAAGAACTTATGGATTTTGGTACTATAGGACAATTAGAGGAAGCATGTACCGATATTCCTCCACTTATTGAGTGTCCGTCAAAGAGAAGTCGCCATTTTAACTATTTTGCTTTTGCTGCATTGGGGAGAATTATTTATTTCCTCAAGACTAGGAAAGTGAAAGACATGAATGAGCAAGCTTGTAAGGATCTTCAAGTTTTATGGGATGAACTCAAGAAATTTAGATTTGATGTTTCTTGGCTAGAGCCCCATGTTCAATATGCTTTGGGAATGAAAAGTTATGTGGAGAAAGCTTTTGAAATAGAGAAGTTAAAGAAGAATGTGGCAGCTCTAGAGCTGGAAACAGAGAGGCTAAAGGCAAAATTGGTTGCTGCTGAGGTAAATATTGACATAGAAAAAGATTTGTTGAAAGCAAAAGGGTTTGAAGAAAGAGATTTGGATTCTGAATTGGGATGTGGGAGTTGGAGACCATAG
- the LOC123890273 gene encoding MATH domain and coiled-coil domain-containing protein At3g58360-like has translation MEHQETKGEISEKFTWKIENFSRLNAKELYSDPFILGGYPWRILLFPKGNDVDSSLSIYFEAMQTANMSKGWSRDVKFKLLVFNQLDTNITVIRETNHELNASQNNWGFHSFMNLAQLHDPNKGFMVNDACIVGAEVLVCNVTHENQVNQEAKLTVSQTSVEKNMDFNSVRQLEEIYSHNPSLIKSHPKRSHEFTEPAFAALGKVIHFLKTRKVKDMNDQACKDLQVLWDELEKFKFDLTWLEPHVQHALGMTKYVEKALEVKRLKNNVVELVLETERLKAKLLAAETNLDIERCLLKGKGFKEMDLDSELACGSWRP, from the exons ATGGAGCATCAAGAAACGAAAGGTGAGATTTCTGAAAAATTCACATGGAAGATTGAGAACTTTTCTCGCTTGAACGCCAAGGAGCTTTACTCTGATCCTTTCATCCTCGGCGGCTACCCATG gaGGATTCTTCTGTTTCCAAAAGGGAACGATGTAGACAGTAGCTTATCAATCTATTTTGAGGCTATGCAAACTGCAAATATGTCTAAGGGATGGAGCAGAGATGTGAAATTTAAGTTGCTTGTATTTAATCAGCTCGATACGAACATCACAGTTATACGAG AAACTAACCATGAGCTCAATGCAAGTCAGAATAACTGGGGTTTCCATTCATTCATGAATTTAGCTCAGCTTCATGATCCAAACAAAGGGTTTATGGTGAATGATGCTTGTATTGTTGGTGCGGAGGTTTTAGTTTGTAATGTAACACATGAGAATCAAGTGAATCAAGAAGCTAAGTTAACTGTTTCTCAAACCTCagttgaaaaaaatatggatttCAATAGTGTAAGACAATTAGAAGAAATATATTCTCATAATCCTTCACTTATCAAGTCTCACCCAAAGAGGAGTCACGAGTTTACTGAACCAGCGTTTGCTGCATTAGGGAAAGTTATTCATTTCCTTAAGACTAGAAAAGTGAAAGATATGAACGACCAAGCTTGTAAGGATCTTCAAGTTTTATGGGATGAACTtgagaaatttaaatttgatcTCACTTGGCTCGAGCCACATGTTCAACATGCTTTAGGAATGACAAAATATGTGGAGAAAGCTCTAGAGGTTAAAAGGCTGAAGAACAATGTGGTAGAGCTAGTGCTAGAAACAGAGAGGTTGAAGGCAAAGTTACTTGCTGCTGAAACAAATCTTGACATAGAAAGATGCTTGTTGAAAGGAAAAGGCTTTAAAGAAATGGATTTAGATTCTGAATTGGCGTGTGGGAGTTGGAGACCATAG
- the LOC123890268 gene encoding MATH domain and coiled-coil domain-containing protein At3g58270-like, whose translation MESQVSSTKIFEKFTWKIENFSRLNVDKMYSDPFILCGYPWRILLFPKGNKTKGAVDHLSIYLEAVKTEYASEGWIRDVKFKLVVFNQLDSNMTIISETTHKFKANESNYGYLSFMKLSQLRNPKKGFIVKDVCIVGAEVFVCKTFEKPVNQAAELTVSLASGSQNGHVKVDVPIPNPEVQGPTMEVCSDDPPSIERPRKRSRKFTDLAFAVLGRILYFLRTKKVKDMDEQACKELQVLWNELKKFKFDLTWLEPQVQCALGMKSFVEKALQVEKLKENIEAIELETGRLKAKLAAAEVNLNVERDLLKAKGIKERDLDSELGSGSWKP comes from the exons ATGGAGAGTCAAGTATCTAGTACTAAAATATTTGAGAAATTCACATGGAAAATTGAGAACTTCTCTCGCTTAAATGTTGATAAGATGTACTCCGATCCTTTTATCCTTTGCGGCTATCCATG GAGGATTCTTCTGTTTCCAAAGGGGAACAAGACCAAAGGTGCAGTCGACCACTTATCAATTTATTTGGAGGCTGTGAAAACTGAATATGCCTCTGAGGGATGGATCAGAGATGTCAAATTTAAGTTAGTTGTATTCAATCAGCTCGATTCCAACATGACAATAATCT CAGAAACTACGCATAAGTTTAAAGCAAATGAGAGTAACTATGGTTATTTATCTTTCATGAAGTTATCCCAGCTTCGTAATCCTAAAAAGGGGTTTATTGTGAAGGATGTTTGTATTGTTGGGGCAGAAGTTTTTGTCTGTAAAACATTTGAGAAACCAGTGAATCAAGCAGCTGAGCTAACTGTTTCCCTAGCATCTGGAAGTCAAAATGGGCATGTGAAAGTGGATGTCCCAATACCAAACCCTGAAGTTCAAGGCCCAACTATGGAAGTATGTTCTGATGATCCTCCATCCATTGAGCGTCCACGGAAGAGAAGTCGCAAGTTTACTGATTTGGCATTTGCCGTATTGGGGAGAATTCTTTATTTCCTTAGGACTAAAAAAGTGAAAGATATGGATGAGCAAGCTTGTAAGGAACTTCAAGTTTTATGGAATGagcttaaaaaatttaaatttgatctTACTTGGCTAGAGCCACAAGTTCAATGTGCTTTAGGAATGAAAAGTTTTGTGGAGAAAGCTCTACAGGTtgaaaaattgaaggaaaataTTGAAGCTATAGAACTTGAAACGGGGAGACTAAAAGCAAAATTGGCTGCTGCTGAGGTAAATCTTAACGTAGAAAGAGACTTGTTGAAAGCAAAAGGCATCAAAGAAAGAGATTTGGATTCTGAATTGGGGTCTGGAAGTTGGAAGCCATAG
- the LOC123889164 gene encoding MATH domain and coiled-coil domain-containing protein At3g58370-like, with protein MESEEVSNTEIFEKFTWKIENFSRWNVDEIYSEPFILGGYPWRIQLLPKGYAYKKEEVDEDENDYLSIYLEAVKTTNMAEGWSRYVKYKLVIFNQLNSNRTISEEGKQDFNAAEGGVWGFPSFMTLTELHDPEMGFIVKDACIIGAEVFVFKSTLEKPMNRAASFTISVASGNQNGDVEVEVPMPNPEVQDPKLETISPVSTHIDAESRKFNDLVFAALGRVLYFLKTRKVKDMNDQACKELQIFWDELKKFKIDLTWLEPQVQSALGMKSFVEKALQVENLKENIVVIELEADRLKAKLAAAEVSLDVERDLLKAKDIKERDLDSELGSGS; from the exons ATGGAAAGTGAAGAAGTATCAAATACCGAGATATTTGAGAAATTCACGTGGAAGATTGAGAATTTCTCTCGCTGGAATGTTGATGAGATATACTCAGAGCCTTTCATCCTTGGTGGCTATCCATG GAGGATTCAACTGCTTCCAAAGGGGTACGCGTACAAGAAAGAAGAAGTAGACGAAGACGAAAATGACTACTTATCAATTTATTTGGAGGCTGTGAAAACTACTAATATGGCTGAGGGATGGAGCAGATATGTCAAATATAAGTTAGTTATTTTCAATCAGCTCAACAGCAACAGGACAATCTCCGAAg AAGGTAAACAGGATTTCAATGCAGCCGAGGGAGGAGTTTGGGGATTTCCATCTTTTATGACGTTAACTGAGCTTCATGATCCTGAAATGGGGTTTATTGTGAAGGATGCTTGTATTATTGGTGCAGAAGTTTTTGTGTTTAAGTCAACACTTGAGAAACCGATGAATCGTGCAGCTAGCTTTACCATTTCCGTAGCATCTGGAAATCAAAATGGGGATGTGGAAGTGGAAGTCCCAATGCCAAATCCAGAAGTTCAAGACCCAAAACTTGAAACTATTTCACCAGTTTCTACACATATTGATGCAGA AAGTCGCAAGTTTAATGATTTGGTGTTTGCTGCACTGGGGAGAGTTCTTTATTTCCTTAAGACTAGGAAAGTGAAAGACATGAATGATCAAGCTTGTAAGGAACTTCAAATTTTTTGGGATGAGcttaagaaatttaaaattgatCTTACTTGGCTAGAGCCACAAGTTCAATCTGCTTTAGGAATGAAAAGTTTTGTGGAGAAAGCTCTACAGGTtgaaaatttgaaggaaaaTATTGTAGTTATAGAACTCGAAGCCGATAGACTAAAAGCAAAATTGGCTGCCGCTGAGGTAAGTCTTGACGTAGAAAGAGACTTGTTGAAAGCAAAAGACATTAAAGAAAGAGATTTGGATTCTGAATTGGGGTCTGGAAGTTAA
- the LOC123890267 gene encoding uncharacterized protein LOC123890267, producing the protein MVDDACIVGAEVYVRKSTNETRLNQAANFNASLTFGSQISHMEEEVQRQNQGFHFQYLKSFSPVSTLFCIEPTNPNDVEMFSPSNEELVDFSSVEQIEETDNPSLVEHLSKSNHNFADFAFAALGRVLYFLKNRKVRDMNEQACKDLQVLWDELQKFKYDLTWIEPQVQYALGMKSYVEKALQLEKLKENMVALQLEMERLNAKLVGAKVSFDIEKDLLKAKGYEERDLDSELGYGSWRP; encoded by the coding sequence ATGGTGGATGATGCTTGTATTGTTGGAGCAGAAGTTTATGTTCGTAAGTCAACAAATGAGACTCGATTAAATCAAGCAGCTAACTTTAATGCTTCCCTAACATTTGGAAGTCAAATAAGCCACATGGAAGAGGAAGTCCAAAGGCAAAATCAAGGATTTCATTTTCAATATCTGAAAAGTTTTTCACCAGTTTCAACACTATTTTGCATTGAACCTACTAATCCTAATGATGTGGAAATGTTCTCACCCTCGAATGAAGAACTTGTGGATTTCAGCAGTGTTGAACAAATAGAAGAAACTGACAATCCTTCACTCGTTGAGCACCTGTCAAAGTCAAATCACAATTTCGCAGATTTTGCTTTTGCTGCATTGGGGAGAGTTCTTTATTTCCTGAAGAATAGAAAAGTGAGAGACATGAATGAGCAAGCTTGTAAGGATCTTCAAGTTTTATGGGATGAACTTCAGAAATTTAAATATGATCTTACTTGGATTGAGCCACAAGTTCAATATGCTTTAGGAATGAAAAGTTATGTGGAGAAAGCTTTGCAGTTAGAGAAGTTGAAGGAGAATATGGTAGCTCTACAACTGGAAATGGAGAGGCTAAATGCAAAATTGGTTGGTGCTAAGGTAAGTTTTGACATAGAAAAAGATTTGTTGAAAGCAAAAGGCTATGAAGAGAGAGATTTGGATTCTGAATTGGGATATGGGAGTTGGAGACCATAG
- the LOC123889166 gene encoding uncharacterized protein LOC123889166, with amino-acid sequence MDRQESSTKIFEKFTWKIENFSRLNDEKIYSEPFIICGYPWGINLRPKGKNGDDNLYIYLEAMQTSNMSEGWSRNVEFKILLYNQVDTNRTIVEEKCRVFNEIKNAIGYKFVKLSELQEPRNGYLVKDTCIVGAEVLVYNAKLEKPVKLEVPMSNLKTISPVDAELFSPTIEEVMNCNTVAKFEEVCSDNRSLVDRPRKRSRKFNDLAFAALGRVLYFLKNGKVKDMNDKTCKELQVLWDELKKFKFDLTWLEPRVQYALVLKSFVEKAIQVEKLMDNIVLLVLEMARLKAKLAFVEVNVDIERDLLKTKGIEDIDLDSQLVSGTGSREFGETEQEKSSVEKFEKFTWKVENFSRLKTGEVYSEPFVIGGYPWKICLLRDDVLGGGLAIYLEAVETANMSEGWSRHVKFKLVVFNQLNTSMTITNDFGDCEFNASESYLGFDDFNKLDKLRDPNKGFMVDDACIVGAEVYVRKSTNETRLNQAANFNASLTFGSQISHMEEEVQRQNQGFHFQYLKSFSPVSTLFCIEPTNPNDVEMFSPSNEELVDFSSVEQIEETDNPSLVEHLSKSNHNFADFAFAALGRVLYFLKNRKVRDMNEQACKDLQVLWDELQKFKYDLTWIEPQVQYALGMKSYVEKALQLEKLKENMVALQLEMERLNAKLVGAKVSFDIEKDLLKAKGYEERDLDSELGYGSWRP; translated from the exons ATGGATCGTCAAGAATCAAGTACTAAGATATTTGAGAAGTTCACATGGAAGATTGAGAACTTCTCTCGCTTGAATGATGAGAAGATATACTCTGAGCCTTTCATCATTTGCGGCTATCCATG GGGAATTAATCTCCGTCCAAAGGGGAAAAATGGAGATGACaacttatatatttatttggaggCTATGCAAACTTCCAATATGTCTGAAGGATGGAGCAGAAATGTGGAATTTAAGATTCTTTTATACAATCAAGTCGACACCAATAGAACAATCGTAGAAG AAAAATGTCGGGTGTTCAATGAAATTAAGAATGCTATTGGTTACAAATTTGTGAAGTTATCCGAGCTTCAGGAACCTAGGAATGGTTATCTTGTGAAGGATACTTGTATTGTTGGTGCTGAAGTTCTTGTTTATAATGCAAAACTTGAGAAACCAGTGAAATTGGAAGTCCCAATGTCAAATCTGAAAACTATTTCACCAGTTGATGCAGAGTTGTTCTCACCCACAATTGAAGAAGTTATGAATTGTAATACTGTAGCAAAATTTGAGGAAGTATGTTCCGATAATCGTTCTCTTGTTGATCGTCCAAGAAAGAGAAGTCGGAAGTTTAATGATTTGGCATTTGCCGCATTGGGGAGAGTTCTTTATTTCCTTAAGAATGGAAAAGTGAAAGACATGAATGACAAAACTTGTAAGGAACTTCAAGTTTTATGGGATGAacttaagaaatttaaatttgatcTTACTTGGCTAGAGCCGCGAGTTCAATATGCTTTAGTATTGAAAAGTTTCGTGGAGAAAGCTATACAAGTTGAAAAATTGATGGATAATATTGTACTTCTAGTGCTGGAAATGGCGAGACTAAAAGCAAAATTGGCTTTTGTTGAAGTAAATGTGGACATAGAAAGAGACTTGTTGAAAACAAAAGGCATCGAAGACATAGATTTGGATTCTCAATTGGTGTCTGGGACTGGGAGTAGAG AGTTTGGAGAAACGGAGCAAGAAAAATCTAGTGTTGAGAAGTTTGAGAAATTTACATGGAAGGTTGAAAATTTCTCTCGTTTGAAAACTGGTGAGGTTTACTCAGAGCCTTTTGTCATAGGCGGCTATCCATG GAAAATCTGTTTGTTAAGGGACGACGTTTTAGGTGGTGGCTTAGCAATATATTTGGAGGCTGTGGAAACTGCTAATATGTCTGAGGGGTGGAGCAGACATGTCAAATTTAAGTTAGTTGTATTCAATCAGCTCAATACCAGCATGACAATCACAAATg ATTTCGGTGACTGTGAGTTCAATGCAAGTGAGAGTTATTTGGGTTTCGACGATTTCAATAAGTTAGACAAGCTTCGTGATCCTAACAAAGGGTTTATGGTGGATGATGCTTGTATTGTTGGAGCAGAAGTTTATGTTCGTAAGTCAACAAATGAGACTCGATTAAATCAAGCAGCTAACTTTAATGCTTCCCTAACATTTGGAAGTCAAATAAGCCACATGGAAGAGGAAGTCCAAAGGCAAAATCAAGGATTTCATTTTCAATATCTGAAAAGTTTTTCACCAGTTTCAACACTATTTTGCATTGAACCTACTAATCCTAATGATGTGGAAATGTTCTCACCCTCGAATGAAGAACTTGTGGATTTCAGCAGTGTTGAACAAATAGAAGAAACTGACAATCCTTCACTCGTTGAGCACCTGTCAAAGTCAAATCACAATTTCGCAGATTTTGCTTTTGCTGCATTGGGGAGAGTTCTTTATTTCCTGAAGAATAGAAAAGTGAGAGACATGAATGAGCAAGCTTGTAAGGATCTTCAAGTTTTATGGGATGAACTTCAGAAATTTAAATATGATCTTACTTGGATTGAGCCACAAGTTCAATATGCTTTAGGAATGAAAAGTTATGTGGAGAAAGCTTTGCAGTTAGAGAAGTTGAAGGAGAATATGGTAGCTCTACAACTGGAAATGGAGAGGCTAAATGCAAAATTGGTTGGTGCTAAGGTAAGTTTTGACATAGAAAAAGATTTGTTGAAAGCAAAAGGCTATGAAGAGAGAGATTTGGATTCTGAATTGGGATATGGGAGTTGGAGACCATAG
- the LOC123889165 gene encoding MATH domain and coiled-coil domain-containing protein At3g58410-like, with translation MEQEQSIVEKFEKFIWKIENFSRLKTDEVYSETFVIGGYPWKIRLHPKGDEDDEYLQIYVEAVKTANMSEGWSRVVKFKLLVFNQLNTNMTISEDFGDCVFDASETSWGFYDFMELDDLNDPQMGFIVEDACIVGAEIFVSTSSREKLVNQADSLTVSAVSIEPTKQDDAESGYAALGRVIHFFKTRKVKDMNEQVCKELQVLWDELKKFQFDVTWLELHVQSALGMKSYVEKVLEAEKLKQNMTVLELEMERLKEKLVAAELNIDVERDSLNAKGFKEIGLDSELGCVIWRPQI, from the exons ATGGAGCAAGAACAATCTATTGTTGAAAAGTTTGAGAAATTTATATGGAAGATTGAGAACTTCTCTCGCTTGAAAACTGATGAGGTTTACTCTGAGACTTTTGTCATAGGCGGCTATCCATG GAAAATTCGTCTACATCCAAAGGGGGACGAAGATGACGAATACTTACAAATATACGTGGAGGCTGTAAAAACTGCTAATATGTCTGAGGGATGGAGCAGAGTTGTCAAATTTAAGTTGCTTGTTTTCAATCAGCTCAATACCAACATGACAATCTCTGAAG ATTTTGGTGACTGTGTGTTCGATGCAAGTGAGACTTCTTGGGGTTTCTATGATTTCATGGAGTTAGACGACCTTAATGATCCTCAGATGGGGTTTATTGTGGAGGATGCTTGTATCGTCGGAGCAGAAATTTTTGTTTCTACTTCAAGCCGCGAGAAGCTAGTAAATCAAGCAGATAGCTTAACTGTTTCAGCAGTTTCTATTGAACCTACAAAACAAGATGATGCAGAGTCGGGGTATGCTGCATTGGGGAGAGTTATTCATTTCTTTAAGACAAGAAAAGTGAAAGACATGAATGAACAAGTTTGTAAGGAACTTCAAGTTTTATGGGATGAACTTAAGAAATTTCAATTTGATGTCACTTGGCTAGAGCTGCATGTTCAATCTGCTTTGGGAATGAAAAGTTATGTGGAGAAAGTTCTTGAGGCTGAAAAGTTGAAGCAGAATATGACAGTTCTAGAGCTTGAAATGGAGAGGCTAAAGGAGAAATTAGTTGCAGCGGAGCTAAATATTGACGTAGAAAGAGACTCGTTGAATGCAAAAGGCTTTAAAGAGATAGGTTTAGATTCTGAATTGGGATGTGTGATTTGGAGACCACAGATATAG